In bacterium, one DNA window encodes the following:
- the pstA gene encoding phosphate ABC transporter permease PstA: MRYTKNRIIEKVWFSIICICIILTLLSLGLILYFITIRGIKIISFEFLTQIPESGMTEGGIAPAIVGTFYLTLGAIIFAVPIGVGCAIYLNEYTPKNLVVNILRISINNLAGIPSVIFGLFGLAVFVKLFNFGVSIISGSLTLGILILPGIISASQEALMAVPQSLREASLALGATKWQTIRKVVLPAGLPGILTGVILSTGRAAGETAAIMFTAAAFYVKSYPKSIFSEVMALPYHIYGLMTEGIYPEKQTQIAYGCALILMFLVLFISAIAIYFRQKQRRTYYG, encoded by the coding sequence GTGAGATATACAAAAAACAGAATTATTGAAAAAGTATGGTTTTCAATAATATGCATATGTATCATTTTAACACTTCTATCACTCGGTTTGATATTGTATTTCATAACTATAAGAGGAATAAAAATCATTTCATTTGAATTTCTCACACAGATACCTGAAAGCGGTATGACAGAAGGAGGTATTGCCCCTGCTATTGTAGGCACGTTCTATCTTACATTAGGAGCAATAATCTTTGCTGTCCCTATAGGTGTTGGATGTGCCATATATCTGAATGAATACACTCCTAAAAATCTTGTGGTAAATATACTGAGAATTAGCATAAATAACCTGGCAGGTATACCTTCTGTTATATTTGGACTATTCGGACTTGCTGTTTTTGTTAAACTTTTTAATTTTGGTGTATCAATAATTTCTGGCTCTTTAACACTCGGAATTCTTATACTCCCTGGAATTATATCCGCTTCACAGGAAGCACTTATGGCAGTACCACAGTCATTAAGAGAAGCATCTCTCGCATTAGGAGCAACAAAGTGGCAGACAATAAGAAAGGTTGTTCTACCTGCAGGACTGCCCGGAATTCTCACAGGCGTTATCTTAAGCACAGGTAGAGCAGCAGGAGAAACAGCAGCCATTATGTTTACTGCTGCTGCTTTCTATGTAAAAAGTTATCCTAAATCTATATTTTCAGAGGTAATGGCTCTGCCCTACCACATCTATGGACTTATGACAGAAGGAATCTATCCTGAGAAACAGACACAGATTGCTTATGGCTGTGCACTTATCCTTATGTTCCTCGTGCTTTTTATATCAGCGATAGCAATATATTTCAGACAGAAACAAAGGAGAACCTACTATGGTTGA
- the pstB gene encoding phosphate ABC transporter ATP-binding protein PstB — protein sequence MVEVQIKVENLNFYYGKYQCLKNINMDIYKNSVTAIIGPSGCGKSTFIRLFNRMNDLIPGTKVEGVIYLDKENILSQETDVVELRRKVGMVFQKPNPFPKSIFRNISYGLEIHNIKDKELIEKKVKEALQKSALWDEVKDRLNDSALMLSGGQQQRLCIARCLAVEPEVILFDEPCASLDPISTNRIEELITELKKNYTIVIVTHNMQQAARVSDYTAFLYLGELIEYGPTERIFTVPSHPKTEEYLSGKFG from the coding sequence ATGGTTGAAGTACAGATAAAAGTAGAAAACCTGAATTTTTACTATGGAAAATACCAATGCCTTAAAAACATCAATATGGACATCTATAAAAATTCTGTTACTGCTATTATAGGACCTTCTGGATGTGGTAAGTCAACTTTTATCCGTCTTTTTAATCGTATGAATGACCTTATCCCTGGGACAAAAGTAGAAGGCGTAATATATCTTGATAAGGAAAATATACTATCACAGGAAACCGATGTTGTAGAATTACGAAGGAAGGTAGGTATGGTATTTCAAAAACCCAATCCCTTTCCTAAAAGTATCTTCAGAAATATATCATATGGACTTGAAATCCATAATATAAAAGATAAAGAACTTATTGAAAAAAAAGTTAAAGAGGCACTTCAAAAATCAGCCCTGTGGGATGAGGTTAAAGACCGTCTCAATGATAGCGCACTTATGCTTTCTGGCGGACAGCAGCAACGATTGTGCATCGCGAGATGTCTGGCGGTAGAGCCAGAGGTAATACTCTTTGATGAACCCTGTGCAAGTTTAGACCCTATATCTACAAACAGAATAGAAGAACTTATAACGGAACTTAAAAAAAATTATACTATTGTCATAGTCACACATAATATGCAACAGGCAGCGAGAGTATCTGATTATACTGCCTTTCTTTATTTAGGAGAACTGATAGAGTATGGACCTACAGAAAGAATTTTTACAGTACCTTCACATCCTAAGACAGAGGAGTATTTATCAGGTAAGTTTGGATAA
- the phoU gene encoding phosphate signaling complex protein PhoU: MIEQEIQRLKESIIAYASFVARMIEESITGLLEKDEKILKKLIEEEETKANHTEIEIEEICIEAIARYEPKAKNLRTVLMIMKINNDLERIGDEAVNIAEASLFLIKKPEVKKLIDIPRMADLSVRMLKDSIQSFVTDNSMLAREICTRDDVVDNLRDQVIRELLTYMITDPATIERALQLMRVARSLERVADLSTNFCEDVVFMVEGKNIKHHAEE, encoded by the coding sequence ATGATAGAACAAGAGATACAGCGGTTAAAAGAAAGTATCATTGCTTATGCATCTTTTGTAGCGAGAATGATAGAAGAAAGTATTACAGGACTGCTTGAAAAAGATGAAAAAATATTGAAAAAACTTATAGAGGAAGAAGAAACAAAAGCAAACCATACAGAGATAGAGATTGAAGAAATATGTATTGAGGCAATTGCGCGGTATGAACCGAAAGCAAAGAATTTAAGAACCGTCCTTATGATAATGAAGATTAACAACGACCTTGAAAGAATAGGTGATGAAGCAGTTAATATTGCAGAAGCATCCCTTTTTCTTATAAAAAAACCAGAGGTAAAAAAACTTATAGATATTCCTCGTATGGCAGATTTGAGTGTAAGGATGTTAAAAGATAGTATCCAGTCGTTTGTAACAGATAATTCTATGCTTGCCCGTGAAATATGCACAAGAGATGATGTAGTGGATAATTTAAGAGACCAGGTAATCAGAGAACTTTTAACCTATATGATAACAGACCCTGCAACTATAGAAAGGGCATTACAACTTATGAGGGTTGCACGCTCACTTGAACGGGTGGCAGACCTTTCAACAAACTTCTGTGAAGATGTGGTATTTATGGTTGAAGGGAAAAATATCAAACACCACGCAGAAGAATAA
- a CDS encoding L,D-transpeptidase family protein, producing MRNKLLLITVVSIFLSSCTREGQLSYVKWDIKARRYLDKSLKAYRLAIKNNPGDRKLIDEYTGILKVVKGDVPAKIEFAILLYEIGIKDESEKFLIEALLTNKQETERYLDNRINEATSVQDRILLYEFALKGLPDNGQYWYQLGRLYLGINNISAGIKALEEAYLNGVKEPELFYYLANALFQQGNYKEAEVYVDEGLKIAGDNVNMRRLRYALYIKQKKITLAQSEKARLQQLTKKEKETERPAVILPDIGPYKFIYVSKGNQKLYVYNMEPTGAKVIETLPCTTGKNTGPKMKQGDERTPDGTYLIISKMEGPSLPSKYGIAAYPLNYPNLIDRRLQRDGDGIWLHGTPIARTPYNSEGCVVVSDNDMSRLIDDIVVRKTFVSISEGDLNIDYNAFKKAIETVKLWKEGWESLDIDKYMAVYDEMFYSGGKDKKQYKAYKADINRQKKHIKVDVSELQILPYGKTPLGNLLLAFFRQKYSSDNFSSTGYKILYLVERDNRWYIIGEEML from the coding sequence ATGAGGAACAAGCTATTACTGATAACAGTAGTAAGTATTTTTCTATCTTCCTGTACCAGAGAGGGACAGTTATCTTATGTTAAGTGGGATATAAAAGCGAGGAGATATCTTGATAAATCCCTGAAAGCATATCGTTTAGCGATAAAAAATAACCCGGGAGATAGAAAACTTATTGATGAATATACAGGTATCCTTAAAGTAGTAAAAGGAGATGTGCCGGCAAAGATAGAGTTTGCTATTTTGCTCTATGAAATAGGGATTAAGGATGAGAGTGAAAAATTCCTGATAGAAGCGCTTCTGACCAATAAGCAAGAAACTGAAAGATATCTTGATAACCGTATAAATGAAGCAACATCTGTTCAGGACAGAATACTTCTTTATGAATTTGCTCTAAAAGGACTGCCGGATAATGGACAGTACTGGTATCAGTTAGGAAGGTTATATCTGGGAATAAACAATATCTCTGCCGGCATAAAGGCACTTGAAGAAGCATATCTTAATGGTGTAAAAGAACCTGAACTATTTTATTATCTTGCCAACGCACTGTTCCAACAGGGTAATTATAAAGAGGCAGAGGTATATGTAGATGAAGGTTTAAAGATAGCAGGTGATAATGTAAATATGCGACGGCTCAGGTATGCCCTATATATTAAGCAGAAAAAGATAACCCTCGCTCAATCAGAAAAAGCCAGGTTACAACAACTGACAAAAAAGGAAAAGGAGACAGAAAGACCTGCTGTTATTCTGCCTGATATCGGTCCTTATAAGTTTATCTATGTCTCCAAGGGAAATCAGAAACTATATGTTTATAATATGGAACCTACCGGTGCAAAGGTCATTGAGACATTACCATGCACAACAGGGAAAAACACAGGACCTAAAATGAAACAGGGAGATGAAAGAACACCGGATGGTACATACCTTATAATTTCTAAAATGGAAGGTCCTTCTCTTCCTTCTAAATACGGGATAGCCGCATACCCTCTGAACTATCCGAACCTTATTGATAGACGGCTCCAGAGAGATGGTGATGGAATATGGCTACATGGAACTCCTATAGCGAGGACACCTTATAACAGTGAGGGATGCGTGGTGGTAAGTGATAATGATATGAGCAGATTGATAGACGATATAGTGGTAAGGAAGACCTTTGTATCTATAAGTGAGGGAGACCTTAATATTGACTATAATGCCTTTAAGAAAGCGATAGAAACAGTTAAATTATGGAAAGAAGGATGGGAAAGTTTGGATATAGATAAATATATGGCTGTCTATGACGAGATGTTCTATTCAGGAGGAAAGGATAAAAAGCAGTATAAGGCATATAAAGCGGATATAAACAGGCAGAAAAAACATATAAAGGTGGATGTATCAGAACTACAGATTTTGCCTTACGGGAAGACACCATTAGGTAATCTATTACTTGCTTTCTTCAGACAAAAATACTCTTCCGATAACTTTTCCAGTACGGGCTACAAAATACTTTATCTGGTAGAGAGAGATAATAGATGGTATATTATAGGAGAAGAGATGCTTTGA